In Brucella melitensis bv. 1 str. 16M, a genomic segment contains:
- a CDS encoding transporter substrate-binding domain-containing protein — MRVLKRIAMATSVSALAITVGSMAAGVANAEEPLKLTIGTEGAYPPFNFIKPDGTLSGFDVDIARALCDQMKAKCEFVTQDWDGAIPALQSGKFDAFIASMSITDERKKQVDFTNKYYNTPPGIAAPKDTDIKGVTKEDLAGKTIGSR; from the coding sequence ATGCGCGTATTGAAGCGTATCGCTATGGCGACATCGGTTTCAGCCTTGGCAATCACGGTTGGCAGCATGGCTGCGGGCGTCGCCAATGCAGAAGAACCGCTCAAGCTCACAATCGGCACCGAAGGCGCCTATCCTCCTTTCAATTTCATCAAGCCGGATGGCACGCTATCGGGCTTCGACGTTGACATTGCCCGCGCGCTCTGTGACCAAATGAAAGCCAAGTGCGAGTTCGTGACCCAGGACTGGGATGGCGCAATTCCAGCACTTCAGTCCGGCAAGTTCGATGCCTTCATCGCCTCCATGTCCATCACGGACGAGCGCAAGAAGCAGGTGGATTTCACCAATAAATATTACAATACGCCACCCGGCATCGCCGCTCCGAAGGATACGGATATCAAGGGCGTAACCAAGGAAGACCTTGCAGGCAAGACCATCGGTAGCCGGTGA